The window TTGCACCGGCTGTTCGTAAAAGTCGCGACCGCGATGCGAGGCGTTGACGGCAAAATCCTCCTGCGGCCCCACTGCGTTCCCGGCGCGGATCTGCGACAGAACCCAGCCCGCCAGCCGGTTCACCACATCGTCGGATATTTTCGAGAGCGTGGGACTGGAGACGAGATCGTCATAGCCTGAAAATTCCGCCTCCTCCACCTCGCTCCCAATCGTGGCAAGGTGTCTGGCAAAATCGCTGTCGGTCACCCGGCCCGGTCTCGACAGGAGCAGAACCGTATGTGCCGGGGCGGCATCCATATTTGAAAGATTGACCTTCTTGATGCTGTCCGCAATGCCTGCCGGCATGGCCATGCCGGCAATGGACCCCGCCTGCGCCATGCGCTGCGCGGGGAGAAGGCCAAGGCCATCGTCGATCATGGACGACCACATGGCCAGTTCGCGAAGATAGGCGCGTCCGGAAACGACAGGCGCCAAAAGCGCCATAGAACCGACGGCCGCCGCATCGGCAAGTGCCTGTATTGCGATCAGACAACCGAGGCCCTGAGCGATGACCACCACACCGGAACAGCCGGAAAGACGCTTCAGATAATCGAGCGCCGCCCGCGTATCGGAAAGCCAGTCCGCCGCGCGGCCGGTATCTTCCGGATCGAGCGCATCGCCTGCACCATGATAGTCAAAGCGAAGGCTGGCGACGCCGGAGGCGGCCAGCCGCTCGGCGATAACACGCTGAAACTTGCGGCTGCACAGCTCTTCCATACCCCAGGGGCTGACGAAAAGAACCGCGTGACCCTGTTTGACGTCTTTGCGTGCCGGATGGAAAATACCCGTACACCCTTGAAAAGAAACCGGGTGTGCCATCGACCCATCCGATGCAATGCCGAAAAGCGACAACGTATCAAGGGAAGGTTCACTGCCTGCACGCTCAGAAATATCTATTGCCATTGACCTTGCCATCATTGCGCCAGTGTCTGGCTCAACCATTTACGGGATCACTATACCGAAGCGTCTTAACGCCTGTTCTACAATAAAAATAGTAACATTAGAAAAATCTAAACATATCGCGACCTTCACAACTATCAAAAGACGCGCGGCAACATGATCACGGCAAAGACCGGCAAGCGCTCGACACGAGCGCTATTTTGCTCGAAACCGCTTGAATATACTGATAAATAGCGAGTCCCGTACCTATTTGCAGGAGGAGGTTCCGCCGCCCGGCAGCCTGACCGTCTTGACACCGCGCAAACCAACACGCCGGGCCCGGCCCGACAGGTCATAGAAGTTTTATATGGAACAAAGCCTTACGCGTTACATCTGGTCGCATACGAGGCGGCAGCAGCTTTTCATCCTGCTGATCGTCGCCCTGTCCATGATCCCCTATTTCCTGGCTTTCGATCTGCCCAAGCAGATTGTCAACGGCCCTATTCAGGGGGACGGCTTCGAAGGGGCAAACGCGACGCAGCTTTTCATGCATCTCACGGTGGATATTCCCTATTGGGGAACCGTGACACTGTTCCCGGGGTTAGAACTCAACCGCATGTCGATGCTGATGGCGCTCAGCCTCACCTTCCTTGCGCTTGTCATCATCAACGGCCTTTTCAAATATTACATCAATACCTACAAGGGCCGCCTCGGTGAACGGCTGCTCCGGCGCATCCGCTTCGAGCTTATCGACAAGATCCTGCGGTTTCCGCCCACCCACTTCAAGCGGGTCAAGGGCGCCGAAATATCCAGCATGGTGAAGGATGAGGTCGAGCCACTGGGCGGATTTACCGGCGACGCCTTCGTACAGCCGGCGCTTCTCGGTGGTCAGGCGCTCTCTGCCCTCTTCTTCATTCTCGTGCAGAATTTCTGGCTGGGCCTGATTGCCGCCTTCATGGCCGCCATTCAGGTGGGCATCATCCCCAAGATGCGCCGCCGGCTCATCGAACTCGGTCGGCAACGGCAGCTGAGCGCGCGCCAGCTTGCCGGACGCATCGGCGAAATGGTCGACGGCATCGGCACCATCCACGCCTATGACACCTCCAATTTCGAGCGAGCCGACGCCTCCCACCGGCTGGGCGATATCTTCAAGATTCGCTACGATCTCTACCAGTGGAAGTTCCTGGTCAAATTCATCAACAACTTCCTCGCACAGCTCACCCCCTTCTTCTTTTATGCGCTCGGCGGTTATCTCACCCTCAAGGGCAGCCTCGATGTCGGCCAGCTGGTCGCGGTCATCAACGCCTACAAGGAACTGCCCGGACCGCTCAAGGAGCTGATCGACTGGGATCAGGCGCGTCAGGATGTCCAGGTTAAATACGAGCAGGTCTTCGAACAGTTCGATGCCCCGAACATGATCGACGAAAAAGTGCAGAAGCTGTCCCCGGGAACGGTGGCGGCAATCACCGCACCGATCGTGGTCACCAATCTGACGCTCGAAGACGATAGCGGCAGCCGGCTTCTGGAGCAGGCATCGCTGAAAATCGAGCCAGGCGAGGTAATCGCCATCGTCGGCGGCTCCGGGGCAGAGGCGCTGGCGGATGCGATCGGCCGCACGCTGTGGCCGACCTCCGGCAAGATCAGCATCAACGATGTCGACATATTGGAACTGCCGGAATCGCTGACGGGACGACGCATCTCCTATGTGTCTTCCGACAGCTATTTTTTCCATGCCAGCCTGATGGATAACCTGCTTTACGGCCTCAAACACGCCCCGCTTGCGGATAAGGACTATGAGGGTGCGGCGCTCGAACATCGCAAATGGGAGATCCGGGAAGCCAAGTTGGCCGGCAATCCGCTGATCGACATCAACAGCGAATGGATCGACTATGCCGCCAGCCCAGCGGGTGACGGCAGACCGGAAAACCTCATCAAGGCCATTCTTGCCGTTCTCGATAGCGTCGAGCTCTCGCAGGATATTCTGGAATTTGCGCTGCGTTCGTCGATCGATCCTCTGACCGACCTGCATCTTGCCGCCCGCATCGTGGAACTGCGGCATGTCCTGCGCGCCGAACTGGAAAAGGAGAATCTCAGCGGCCTCATCGCGCCCTTCGAACTGGAGAGCTACAACAGCGAGGCGACGGTTGGCGAAAACCTGCTGTTCGGCACCATGCGCGACTCCACCCAGACGATCAGGACCATCATCGAAAGCGACTATTTCCGATCCTTGATGCGCGAGACCGGCCTTGTCAAAGTCCTGTTCGAGATGGGTTACACGATTGCCGAAAACATCGTGGAAATCTTCGCCGACCTGCCGGGGGACCACCCGTTCTTCCAGCAGCTCACATTCATGACGCCTGACGACATTCCGGTCTATCAGCAAATGCTGCAACGCCTTCAGGGCCGGGGTTTCGACGAGGCCAATGAAAGCGAAAAGCGTGCGATGCTGCGGCTGAGCTTCTTTTACATCGAGCCCAGGCAGCGTTTCGGCCTTCTGTCACCGGAGATCATGAACCGGATCGTCGAAGTCCGGCACATGTTCCATGAAAACCTGCCCGACAGCCTGAAGAACGTGATCGAAATCTACGATCCGACAAAATACATGAGCGCCACCAGCCTCCTGGACAATATTCTCTTCGGCAAGGTCAGCCACCGCTATACGGACGCATCGCGGCGCATCACCCGCATTGTCGCGGATGTCATGCGCAAGCAGGGCGTTTACGAGCGTGTTCTGGCAGTGGGTCTGGATTTCAACCTCGGCGCCGGCGGCAAGCGGCT is drawn from Agrobacterium tumefaciens and contains these coding sequences:
- a CDS encoding alpha/beta fold hydrolase, which codes for MVEPDTGAMMARSMAIDISERAGSEPSLDTLSLFGIASDGSMAHPVSFQGCTGIFHPARKDVKQGHAVLFVSPWGMEELCSRKFQRVIAERLAASGVASLRFDYHGAGDALDPEDTGRAADWLSDTRAALDYLKRLSGCSGVVVIAQGLGCLIAIQALADAAAVGSMALLAPVVSGRAYLRELAMWSSMIDDGLGLLPAQRMAQAGSIAGMAMPAGIADSIKKVNLSNMDAAPAHTVLLLSRPGRVTDSDFARHLATIGSEVEEAEFSGYDDLVSSPTLSKISDDVVNRLAGWVLSQIRAGNAVGPQEDFAVNASHRGRDFYEQPVQFGESGRLFGVLCEPDDRESVSSVLLLGAAYDRHAGWGRLSVQTARALAREGIASLRFDAANIADSPPVKNVPDQVLYDLAQNDDVSAALDFLDRRGNGPLIAAGRCSGAYLAFNGALADSRISAVVAVNPVVFHWQKGRSVDEALHKRPRSFGEYSQRFRQGATFKRLISGDVDVMSAGLNIGKATLKKLSTKTARLFRKGSEEGRAVYGAFEKLKAQNTAISLLYSDNDDGLEHFRYYFDADGKGLSDYRNVSLTIIPDADHNLSTPEAKKIYIDTVKRLALKGKTPA
- a CDS encoding ABC transporter ATP-binding protein, producing the protein MEQSLTRYIWSHTRRQQLFILLIVALSMIPYFLAFDLPKQIVNGPIQGDGFEGANATQLFMHLTVDIPYWGTVTLFPGLELNRMSMLMALSLTFLALVIINGLFKYYINTYKGRLGERLLRRIRFELIDKILRFPPTHFKRVKGAEISSMVKDEVEPLGGFTGDAFVQPALLGGQALSALFFILVQNFWLGLIAAFMAAIQVGIIPKMRRRLIELGRQRQLSARQLAGRIGEMVDGIGTIHAYDTSNFERADASHRLGDIFKIRYDLYQWKFLVKFINNFLAQLTPFFFYALGGYLTLKGSLDVGQLVAVINAYKELPGPLKELIDWDQARQDVQVKYEQVFEQFDAPNMIDEKVQKLSPGTVAAITAPIVVTNLTLEDDSGSRLLEQASLKIEPGEVIAIVGGSGAEALADAIGRTLWPTSGKISINDVDILELPESLTGRRISYVSSDSYFFHASLMDNLLYGLKHAPLADKDYEGAALEHRKWEIREAKLAGNPLIDINSEWIDYAASPAGDGRPENLIKAILAVLDSVELSQDILEFALRSSIDPLTDLHLAARIVELRHVLRAELEKENLSGLIAPFELESYNSEATVGENLLFGTMRDSTQTIRTIIESDYFRSLMRETGLVKVLFEMGYTIAENIVEIFADLPGDHPFFQQLTFMTPDDIPVYQQMLQRLQGRGFDEANESEKRAMLRLSFFYIEPRQRFGLLSPEIMNRIVEVRHMFHENLPDSLKNVIEIYDPTKYMSATSLLDNILFGKVSHRYTDASRRITRIVADVMRKQGVYERVLAVGLDFNLGAGGKRLGPLQRQKLNLARALIRKSDYYVFNRPLPGLDPRQQEEIVERVITFLKQNNNNPSIVWVLSNATLSRMFGRVIVVHQGLITADGSYETLAEENGTFKEMVAT